A region of Halalkaliarchaeum desulfuricum DNA encodes the following proteins:
- the nikR gene encoding nickel-responsive transcriptional regulator NikR, with the protein MTVVSVSMPEELLERIDEFAEDHGYTGRSEVVREASRNLLDEFEDSRLEDRELMAVVTVLFNYETTSVEEQMMHLRHEHEDLVASNFHSHVGNHYCMELFVLEGDLEEISTFVGKIRATKDTLSIDYSVMPVDDFETIHA; encoded by the coding sequence ATGACGGTAGTGAGCGTCTCGATGCCGGAAGAGCTGCTCGAGCGGATCGACGAGTTCGCCGAGGACCACGGCTACACCGGGCGAAGCGAGGTCGTCCGGGAGGCCTCCCGGAACCTGCTCGACGAGTTCGAGGACAGTCGCCTGGAGGACCGCGAGTTGATGGCGGTCGTGACGGTGCTTTTCAACTACGAGACCACAAGCGTCGAAGAGCAGATGATGCATCTGCGACACGAGCACGAGGACCTAGTGGCCTCGAACTTCCACAGCCACGTCGGGAACCACTACTGTATGGAACTGTTCGTGCTCGAGGGCGACCTCGAGGAGATTTCCACGTTCGTGGGCAAGATCCGGGCGACGAAGGACACGCTGTCGATCGATTACAGCGTGATGCCGGTCGACGACTTCGAGACGATTCACGCATAG
- a CDS encoding DUF4870 domain-containing protein, whose product MTSKQNTPNEQDDETQTEHDADVDEGGGETEGASGTGLDSNVAGALSYLLGPITGILFYLVEDDDEFVRFHGAQSTIVFGGLFVLSIGMTVLLTVLAVIPVVGWIAGALLGIVSILLAPVAFVAWLFLMYKAYQGSEYSVPIAGPYARKYAPAK is encoded by the coding sequence ATGACGAGCAAACAGAATACGCCGAACGAACAGGACGACGAAACACAGACCGAACACGACGCCGACGTCGACGAGGGGGGCGGCGAGACGGAAGGCGCATCGGGAACCGGCCTGGATTCGAACGTCGCCGGTGCGTTGAGCTATCTCCTGGGTCCGATCACGGGGATCCTCTTTTACCTCGTGGAGGACGACGACGAGTTCGTCCGGTTCCACGGCGCCCAGAGCACGATCGTCTTCGGCGGGCTGTTCGTCCTCAGCATCGGCATGACGGTGCTTTTGACGGTACTCGCCGTGATCCCGGTCGTCGGCTGGATCGCGGGCGCACTGCTCGGTATCGTGAGTATACTGTTGGCCCCGGTCGCATTCGTCGCCTGGCTGTTCCTGATGTACAAGGCGTACCAGGGGTCGGAATACTCGGTTCCGATCGCGGGACCGTACGCCCGAAAGTACGCCCCGGCGAAATAG
- a CDS encoding cold-shock protein, whose amino-acid sequence MATGTVDFFNDTGGYGFISTEDADDDVFFHMEDVGGPDLEEGQEVEFDIEQADKGPRATNLQRL is encoded by the coding sequence ATGGCAACTGGTACTGTTGATTTCTTCAACGACACAGGCGGTTACGGTTTCATCTCGACTGAGGACGCGGACGACGACGTGTTCTTCCACATGGAAGACGTTGGCGGCCCGGATCTCGAAGAGGGGCAGGAAGTCGAATTCGACATCGAACAGGCCGACAAAGGCCCCCGCGCGACGAACCTGCAGCGGCTGTAA